The Bos indicus x Bos taurus breed Angus x Brahman F1 hybrid chromosome 25, Bos_hybrid_MaternalHap_v2.0, whole genome shotgun sequence genome has a window encoding:
- the SOX8 gene encoding transcription factor SOX-8: MGSRTEGGALWQPLKETCCGSPRGDRSPAAAAAVSGLGSGHRTATSGPRAAAAQRPSTRCASLVRASPRAAPMLDMSEARAQPPCSPSGTASSMSHVEDSDSDAPPSPAGSEGLGRAAGAGGGGRGDAAEAADERFPACIRDAVSQVLKGYDWSLVPMPVRGGGGGALKAKPHVKRPMNAFMVWAQAARRKLADQYPHLHNAELSKTLGKLWRLLSESEKRPFVEEAERLRVQHKKDHPDYKYQPRRRKSVKTGQSDSDSGAELGHHPGSMYKTDAGLGDAHHHSDHTGQTHGPPTPPTTPKTDLHHGGKQELKLEGRRLVDSGRQNIDFSNVDISELSSEVIGNMDTFDVHEFDQYLPLNGHSALPAEPGQPAAAGSYGGTSYSHSGAAGIGASPVWAHKGTPSASASPTEAGPPRPHIKTEQLSPGHYGDQSHGSPGHADYGSYSAQASVTTAAPAAAASSFTSSQCDYTDLQAPSYYGPFPGYPSGLYQYPYFHSPRRPYASPLLGGLSVPPAHSPPSNWEQPVYTTLTRP, translated from the exons ATGGGGAGCAGGACGGAGGGCGGAGCCTTGTGGCAGCCGCTTAAAGAAACTTGTTGCGGGTCGCCCCGCGGGGACCGATCTCCGGCGGCAGCGGCGGCTGTAAGCGGGCTGGGGTCGGGCCATCGCACGGCAACCTCGGGTCCCAGAGCGGCTGCAGCGCAGCGGCCATCGACCCGGTGCGCCTCCCTGGTGCGCGCTTCTCCGCGCGCGGCCCCGATGCTGGACATGAGCGAGGCCCGCGCCCAGCCGCCCTGCAGCCCGTCTGGCACTGCCAGCTCCATGTCGCACGTGGAGGACTCGGACTCGGATGCGCCGCCCTCGCCCGCCGGTTCCGAGGGTCTGGGCCGCGCGGCGGGCGCGGGGGGCGGCGGCCGGGGCGACGCGGCCGAGGCGGCGGATGAGCGCTTCCCCGCCTGCATCCGCGACGCCGTGTCGCAGGTGCTCAAGGGCTACGACTGGAGCCTGGTGCCCATGCCCgtgcgcggcggcggcggcggcgctctCAAGGCCAAGCCGCATGTGAAGCGGCCCATGAACGCCTTCATGGTGTGGGCGCAGGCAGCGCGCCGCAAGCTGGCGGATCAGTACCCGCACCTGCACAACGCCGAGCTCAGCAAGACGCTGGGCAAGCTGTGGCG CCTGCTGAGTGAGAGTGAGAAGCGCCCCTTTGTGGAGGAGGCGGAGCGGCTGCGTGTCCAGCACAAGAAGGACCACCCCGATTACAAGTACCAGCCGCGCCGCAGGAAGAGTGTGAAGACCGGCCAGAGCGACTCGGACTCGGGCGCCGAGCTGGGCCACCACCCGGGCAGCATGTACAAGACCGACGCTGGCCTGGGGGATGCGCACCACCACAGTGACCACACAG GGCAGACCCACGGGCCGCCCACCCCGCCCACAACCCCCAAGACTGACCTGCACCACGGGGGCAAGCAGGAGCTGAAGCTGGAAGGCCGCCGCCTGGTGGACAGTGGGCGTCAGAACATTGACTTCAGCAACGTGGACATCTCCGAGCTGAGCAGTGAGGTCATCGGGAACATGGACACCTTCGACGTCCACGAGTTTGACCAGTACCTGCCCCTCAACGGCCACTCGGCCCTGCCCGCTGAGCCTGGCCAGCCCGCGGCGGCCGGCTCCTATGGGGGCACGTCCTACTCGCATTCCGGGGCGGCCGGCATCGGGGCGTCCCCTGTATGGGCTCACAAGGGCACTCCGTCGGCCTCCGCATCGCCCACCGAGGCGGGCCCCCCACGGCCGCACATCAAGACGGAGCAGCTGAGCCCCGGGCACTACGGCGACCAGTCACATGGCTCCCCGGGCCACGCCGACTACGGCTCCTACAGCGCGCAGGCCAGCGTCACCACCGCCGCCCCCGCCGCAGCCGCCAGCTCCTTCACCAGCTCGCAGTGCGACTACACCGACCTTCAGGCACCCAGCTACTACGGCCCGTTCCCTGGCTACCCGTCAGGCCTCTACCAGTACCCCTACTTCCACTCGCCCCGCCGGCCCTACGCCTCGCCCCTGCTCGGGGGCCTGTCTGTGCCGCCCGCCCACAGCCCCCCCAGTAACTGGGAGCAGCCCGTGTACACCACCCTGACCAGACCCTGA